From Triticum aestivum cultivar Chinese Spring chromosome 7B, IWGSC CS RefSeq v2.1, whole genome shotgun sequence:
NNNNNNNNNNNNNNNNNGTGCACCGCCTCTGGGTCGTACTCGTACGGCACCAGAGTTACCTGCACGTGGATGTGAGATGTATGTGAGCAAGGGATGGACACAAAGATCCAAGTAATTACAGGTCACTcaagcgtggtggtggtggtggaactcACGGGCTCAGACTGCCCGGACGAGTGCTTGACGGCGAACCCGGTGGCCTTGTTGACGAGCGCGAACGCCGGGAACCCGTCCTCGTCCTCCGTAGAGCTGAACCTCGTGTCCTTGTACCAGTGCTGCACCCGCCCACATCATGCATTCATAGAGCAGCGTCAGACCCGTGAAACACTAGAAATGTCTCGATGGAGCTCTACAATCTAATGAAAGGACACTGATTAAGGAGAAGTGGTTGCCTTACCTGCTGCTGGTCGCGGGGGTTTGTTGGCGCCATGACGACCGCGATGCCGCCGTCGTCATCCCAGCGGACGGTGATGCAGTAGTCCTCATCGGTGCGGCACAGGATCTTGAACGTTTTTTGCCCCTGACTGGACATGGTTCTCGACCCTAGGTATAGCTAGGCCTTCCAGATGCCCACGGAGCAACGACCAAATAGTGGGGAAGAAGGGTCTGATGGAGTGATCTGTGTGTGGATTGATCGATGGAGTGGCTCGGGTTTTATAGAACTAGAAGTCAATATGGAGAGGGAGACACGGATGCTCTTTTTTTTAGAACACGAGGATTAACCCGGCCTCTGCATTTGGGCGATACAtgcagtcattttattaattattaacaaAGATTTTACAAAGTAGTACGTAGTTTGAAGCAACCATCTTAGCAATTATTATCCACTTGATGGAGTACCGATAGTCCGAgcttaataccaaacagacatcgcaccaaagcctaacatttaaagccggaggccccaaccaagccacatactGGGTTTGTTGTACAAACCGGTAGCACTCTCATGTGTCATCGCCGCCGTCTTCCACCAAACCATCTTCATAGAAGAAACTAACACGCCGACCTTaacaggcctctctgccatcgacgcaaCCATGACGCCAggcagccgcctcctcctgggGGAGTCTATCTCCGCACATCAGACGTCGAGTCTCCACTACGCCACGCCATCGAGATCTGTTGCTAtcaatgtgtaagatgaagcaccgctccataAAAAAGCCGTCCACTGGTCCCTCAAGCCCgtgcacacctccaagaatgatgCCGACAAGGGGGAAACTATATCAGAGCGTCGCCGTCATCCAATCtattgatctagggtttccccggaggtagcagatagaAGTCTGGAGTTTCTCCAtggtgatgccttcaagaaggtaacgacACAAAAGAGTGCCGCCATATGTAGCCGGTCTTGGCAACAAACCGAGAacgaggttttcacccggatcagCTCGACGAACCTCCATTAGGCATCATGTGCAGGGGTCGCTATCGATCTCAGCCGTTGTGCAGCGAGCAGGCCGTAACTGCCAGATCAGATCTGTTCGGAGGCCAGACCACTCATGGCACCAACCCGTCAACCAGGGCCTCTATGCCGCTGCCACCCATCCTAGGTTAGATGACTCGCCGCGCAGATCCGGTCGCCGCCCTCGAATGCCGCCAATGCCGTAGGTCGGCTGCCACGCCCGCAGCCATCGCCGCCTGAGGCAGAGCCGGCCGATGCGCCGCTACAGGTCAAGGCAGGGATGCCCGCCGCGCGGCCAAGGCCAGATCAACTGCACCTCCTCATGACGCGGGGCTCCGGACCATCCCGATGGTGCGGGAGAGACGGAGGCCCCCGCCACCACCGTCGGCCCCCGGGCTATAGGCCGGCGGCGTCCTTCGACGGTggcggagggagggagggaaggaaggagaaccccCGGTGGCTAGGGCTTAGTCCCGCCCGAATCGCACGAGCGGGGGTGGCGTGGGGGGTGTTCTGGTCTATGATGAGGTAGTTCCACCAGACACAGATGCTCATACATAGGCACATACACTTGTCCTTGTGAATACACACACACACCCTATCTCATTAGCATCTTCGAGAGACTGGGCTGGCACATCGTCTTGAGATTAGAAAAGTCACCACCAAGGCCATCGTAGTCGACAGGAACATCTCCTCCCATTGATCGCACGTCGTCCAAAGACCTAAAATAAATTTAGAAAAAAAAGAGCACCAGTATGATACTCTCATTGTGACCAACCTTAGAGGAGGTGTTATTAAAAAGCTTAGCAACTAAGCTTGCTTAATTTAAGCAGTTGGCAATTAAACTTCTTCATGTATTAGTTGATAGTACCATTTTGTATAGCTCCATATGTCAGGCATCTTTTTTCCGTGCGTCACCaaaatgctctctctctctcttttattactttgccacatcaacattttatgtatgtactccctccatccatatatAGGCCCTAATATGATTTTCGAGTTGCGATTGACCAATGACAAGATTGACAATGCATGAAATGTATGATATaaattatatcattagaaactCCTTTGTGTAACACGCATGTATTACTGCTCCAATCCATGATCGAACGGAACCTCAAAAAATATACTAAACCATATATATACGGATGAAGGGAGCAGCATTTTTAACACCAACGCCATCAAGCATTGGGATGGGCCTAACGAGACCTGACGCGTGAATGAATGAAAGTACTGCTCCCTCGCGGTATGCACCTCACGAGGGAAGCAGGTAATTAACCAATTAATCCCTCTTCATCGAGCGCAGAGATTTGTCTTTTCTTCCTGGAATGCCCATAGCCTTAGCGACTAAGGCAACAAAATGTGGAACTAGATCTGCGTACCAAGGGTACGTGCACCCAactttttaaattctttgtttttgAATAGTGTCGGTCCAATCTTGGCTCAAGCATTGATGGCCTACACATGTACGCACACCGTCGGAATGACCATCGGGGTCACTCACATGTATGCACGCCACGAACTCCAGCCATCAATACTCCACCGAATATTAATCTCCTGCATGTCTACTTAGGAGGGACGAAGGTGGAGTAAATATCACAAAATCATCATAACTGGCGTTAGGGTTTAAAACAACTAGTACCACACAAAATTGATTTTGGCACAAAATCTATAGTATTGTGCTAATATTCGTCAGAAACGCTGGTCACTTGCTTGGTTAAAATTGAGCACGATCTAACATGGCACATATGTCAACTTCATTTTCTATATAGAAATGATAAGATTTTAAACGGTAAAAGTATTTTTCTTATGCAGGTTATCTATAGATATACCAGAATGTTTtctttatggtcctctctacaacgagCGAAGAATTGTGGCATGTTTACTGATGTGTGTGCATGATTAGAGTCCATGgtgagggatacttttacccaacatgggtgacaATGTGATCTTAGGATTGGGCCACCTACGGTTTATCTGTTATACAGAACATAGTTTCTTTTTatttcgtcttcttatttttttggCTTGGTGCGAGCACTTTGTTGGCTTTGTGCATCTTAATTATGCAGAGGCCGGCTATAATGCTTAAAATAATAAAGCGTCCCTTTTCAAAAATGTCTCCCGCAATAATTTCTCAATCTCACTCTCCAACCCCCTCCCCTCCTGTCGGACAATCATGTGCATGCCCCACCCATGCCAAACAACGGCCACTACAGGCAGGCACTGCCCAACTCAAGCTCACCATACATGTATTCCTCATGGTCTCCAACACTTGATCTCCTAGTAGTCCCATCATGTAACGcctgataattaagctacagtgatccacTACTAATGATGTCAATGTCATCACAATTACTGTTGTTAAACCTCACCTTGATTCAAacagaattcaaattcaaatctgaattaAAGTCAAAAAATTAAAGTTctcaaacatcaaaacaaaaatgttcaagtGTTGCAAATAATACGACGTGGTTTACGACCACCCTAGCCCATGCCACCGCCACCAATCGACGTGGCGTCGAACGCACGTCCGAAAGCCACTAGCCGTGCTTGAAATGCCCCCCTTAAGGCGAATCCCGACGACCTCTAGTGTGTGCCGCTGCGTTTTGAGGTCGTCGACATTTAAACGCCGGTCGTCGCAGACGTGGTTGGCCTGGGACCCACCCTGGATCGCTGACCAGTAGGTCTAGCGggcccagttgaccacgttgactggtcaacatgctgactgggcactgtgccactaacatgtgggcccctgCAATTAATTAAACTATTTTGATTTCAAACTTAATCTGTTAATTAGAttagtcactgacatatggggtcCACCTACCAATTAACCTAATTAGTTAAAATTAACCCTCTATTAGCCCCACTGTCAATGACATGTAGGACCCAGCTATttggtttgacctggaccagctgggttgaccattgatgtcatgctgatgcaataacttcatttttgatttaataataaattcaaaaaaatatttaaaactttgtaaattaatataaaataattcgtaactcggaataaaataatttatacatgaaaattgctcagaaaaatacaacgaatccgaatatgcaatCTGTTCATCTGCCACACCCCTCTAACACTGCAAACACTGATCcttcccctctctttcatctgtccaGAAAACATGGCTCAACCGAGCACGGCATCATGCTCAGCACGCTCTCAGCAGCCCAACGCCATCGTCCGATTGTCGTGCCGTGCACCGCATCGCCTGAACTCCGGCACCGCCTCCGCTCGTCGCCAGCATCATTTCCGACCACCCTAGCCCGTGCCACCGCCACCAATCGACGCGGCGTAGAATGCATGTTCGAACGCCGCTAGCCGCGCTTGAAATGACCCCTTGTAGGCGaatcctgatacgtccattttgcatcatgtttacctactgttatttatgttgttttattgaatAATAacgctttttggagtaattccaattcctcttctctcataatatgcaaggtatacacaaagggggagaattctggcagttaGAAATCTGgatctgaaaaagctacgtcaggctacctattctgcacaactccaaatgagatgaaactttacGAGAATTTTTTATTCAATacttgaggaatattggagcaaataagtaccatagggggttcaccaggtgggcacaacccacctgggcgcgccatggAGCCCAGGCGCgtcgtggtgggttgtgctcacccaggcccaccttcggtgcccctcttctgatatataagtcattttgacctaaaaataaggagaggacttttgggacgaaacGCCGACGTCTCGagacggaacctgggcaggagcactttttccctccggcggagcgattccgccgggggaacttccctcgcggagggggaaatcatcgtcattatcatcaataacaactctcccatattggggagggatatcttcatcaacatcttcaacaacatcaactcctctcaaacactagttcatctcttgtgttcaatctttgtaccggaactatagattggtgcctgtaggtgactagtagtgttgattacatcttatagttgattactatatggtttatttggtggaagattatatgttcagatccattatgctatttaatacccctatgatcttgagcatgattatcatttatgagtagttactttggttcttgaggtcatgggagaaatcatgttgcacgTAATcacgtgaacttgatatgtgttcgatattttgaagatatgtatgttgtgatttccttagtggtgtcatgtgaacgtcgactacatgacacttcaccatatttgggcctaagggaatgcattgtggagtaaacaacgggttgcgagagtgacagaagtttaaaccctagtttatgcgttattctgtaagggaccgattggatccaaaagtttaatgatatggttggaatttattcttaacacttttcttgtagttgcggatgcttgcgagggggttaatcataagttggaggtTTGTTCAAGGAAGAACAaaactaagcaccggtccacccatataccaaattatcaaagtagcgaacacgaattaagccgacatgatgaaagtgactagatgaaattcccgtgtacccttaaAAACACGTTGCTTATCATAAAAGactattttggcctgtcctttgcctcaaaaggattgggctaccttgtcgcacttttgttactactatcgttacttgctcgttacaaattatcttgctatcaaactactctgctacttacaattttagcacttgcagacattaccttgctgaaaaccacttgtcatttccttctgctcctcgttgggtttgacactcttacttatcgaaaaggctacgattgaccccatatacttgtgggtcatcaaatccCGACGACCGCTAGTGCACGCCACTGCGTTTTGAGGTCACCGACGTTTAAACGCCGGCGGCTGCAGACGTGGCTGGCCTAGGACCCACCCTGGATCGCTGACCAGTAGGTCCAGCGGGCCTAGTGGACCACGTTGATTGGTCAACGTCCTGACTAGGCAGCACTGTGCCACTGACACGTAGGCCCCCGCGATTAATTGAACTTGATTTCAAACTTAATCTGCTAATTAGATTAGTTGCTGACATATGGGGTCCACGTGCTAATTAACCTACACtaatagggaaaaccttatacacagcatcttagcaatagcgctggacaaaacagggcgctactgctacttagtagtagtgtGTCTAAATAGACCGTGCTatactgctactactttagcagtagcgcgttctgctaaaatgcgctgctgctatatttgtactgggcgcagatggctagccccacttagcagtagcgcgtatgccTGACCAGCGCTACTTCTACGTCCAGTAGAAGTAGCGTGTATCTCTGAAACGtgctactacttacttaccttatcctggAGCTGCCCCCTCCNNNNNNNNNNNNNNNNNNNNNNNNNNNNNNNNNNNNNNNNNNNNNNNNNNNNNNNNNNNNNNNNNNNNNNNNNNNNNNNNNNNNNNNNNNNNNNNNNNNNNNNNNNNNNNNNNNNNNNNNNNNNNNNNNNNNNNNNNNNNNNNNNNNNNNNNNNNNNNNNNNNNNNNNNNNNNNNNNNNNNNNNNNNNNNNNNNNNNNNNNNNNNNNNNNNNNNNNNNNNNNNNNNNNNNNNNNNNNNNNNNNNNNNNNNNNNNNNNNNNNNNNNNNNNNNNNNNNNNNNNNNNNNNNNNNNNNNNNNNNNNNNNNNNNNNNNNNNNNNNNNNNNNNNNNNNNNNNNNtctctccttcctccttcctccatctctttttttctgtttttcactgtagttttttactattgtataatgtagttttttttacctttttagtaagtgtttaaaataattagtaactaaattaataaactagttgaagtagtttagttttagtaagaactagttgaattaatagaactaatgtatttttagtaagaaaattaatataactagttgaactagtttatttttagaaagaactagtttatttctatttataataagtttatttttagtaagaactagttgaattaatagaactagttgaacatgtcacatttgttgttattttttagtttaagcaattattcccgcatcgacgtcgacgatgcctatcccgcatcttcgtcgtcgatacccgtcgttcgctagggttttggttgtattagtgatgttatatgtatgatactattcgggatgtactagtgataacttatagggttttttttgcataaatcaaggagcccctccatcatccccgccattgtcctcgtcaccgaccccctccgacctcgaggtgagaccagccaaatcttcatgtcaatatgagtcctataagatatgatgtagataaaaacatgtatatcttgtgttgctcaaataggatatgtggttgcccaagtggctggtcatgttcaggttacaccatcgagtggcctatgttttgccggagtgttgattaatttccgttccggcaaatttcaggcgctccatatgtcctgttttagcaaaggtcatgccagaattttccatgaattttggcatgacttgtgctagaatatgtaggaaatatcgagtggcctggattttctagaaagataattaaacaataTTTAGGGTTGaatttaagtctgtcgaggccgaagaatcccgactgttatcgtgggggtcgtttctccttcttttccttgtgctagacctttgttatgcactaggggaaggaggagtaatgaccgaggaatcagtgagggagagtctccatcatatatgagaggacgaagaatcagggctgttgtcgtgggggtagcttctccttcgttctcgtgtgctagacaatttggtgtaatgcacttggaaacgaaaggaggagctaccattaccgacggtcgaatatatacaccacgtgagatgagagttttcaagaaaagactc
This genomic window contains:
- the LOC123158721 gene encoding ricin B-like lectin R40C1; protein product: MSSQGQKTFKILCRTDEDYCITVRWDDDGGIAVVMAPTNPRDQQQHWYKDTRFSSTEDEDGFPAFALVNKATGFAVKHSSGQSEPVTLVPYEYDPEAP